The region ATTTATTATGATGAAAGATTCCCACACCTGGCAGTAAGCCGGAACTAATTAAGGCTCTTGCAGTAATTGCTCGTAGAATCGCATACCCATAGTTAAGTAAATTGTTAGGAGGGTCTCCGTGCCGATATCTAGTAAATCCTTCTATTTCAAAAAGATTTTGCCAATAATGAGCGGCTGCAACGGCTTCATGATTTTCGGTATCGCCGCTTTTGACTTCTCCAGCCCAACGCACCAGTTTTTTATGGTTTTTATTTCTCTTAAAAAGGTGTTGCCCCTGGTTACTAACTTTAGCACTAATGGTTTGCTGCCATAGATTTTTCTTTAAAGGTAAACTAGCACTGAGTTGCGCCGAAAAGCGTTCTGTTTGTTCAGTATGTCCCACGAGGGGTTGCAAAATAGAGCAGGGTAAGTGCTGTTTATCGCAATTTACTACCGCAGCCTTGTTCTGAATAAGTTTGGTTATTAGTCCGTTGGTTAGAGTAATCTGCGGGTTTTCTAAAACTACCATCCCAATATCTTCAATGGGAACTATTTTATTTTCTTTTCCTTCTTTAGGGAAAGAAACCACTAACTGTTCATTTTTTGTGCTTAAGTAAGCTGGATTGGCGAAAAAGAGAGTGCGTTTGATCATAGATTATAAATTCCAATTAATTGAACCATCTAAGTTCATTTCAAAATCTTTTTCTTCTATGGCAAAATTCCAATTTCCGGCTGTTAGCCGCATCAAAGGTTGCTTTTCGAAGCTTCCAAATGGTGAAGCTTCTTTGTACCCTTTTGGTAATTTTTTAGAAATATCG is a window of Salegentibacter salegens DNA encoding:
- the cas1 gene encoding type II CRISPR-associated endonuclease Cas1, whose protein sequence is MIKRTLFFANPAYLSTKNEQLVVSFPKEGKENKIVPIEDIGMVVLENPQITLTNGLITKLIQNKAAVVNCDKQHLPCSILQPLVGHTEQTERFSAQLSASLPLKKNLWQQTISAKVSNQGQHLFKRNKNHKKLVRWAGEVKSGDTENHEAVAAAHYWQNLFEIEGFTRYRHGDPPNNLLNYGYAILRAITARALISSGLLPGVGIFHHNKYNAFALADDIMEPYRIYVDDLVYEIVVAEENIDELTTDLKSQLLKIPALDVFIDGKWSPLMVALSRTTNSLYECFANLSRRILYPVYQ